One genomic window of Acidimicrobiia bacterium includes the following:
- a CDS encoding zf-HC2 domain-containing protein — MIHLGELASAYLDGETTEQEAAKLVAHLGSCQACQREMEDLHAARSLLRSLPVLEMPESIRIDLGLVPNVVPLARRPLTWVGAAAAAVMIFIVAATATAPDPVGLSLREVSIQYEQQTLIDGGVLPVVGVVQAGGGQ, encoded by the coding sequence TTGGCGAACTTGCTTCCGCATACCTTGACGGGGAGACCACCGAGCAGGAGGCCGCCAAACTCGTGGCCCACCTGGGTAGCTGTCAGGCTTGTCAACGGGAGATGGAAGACCTCCATGCTGCTCGGTCCCTGCTTCGCTCCCTCCCGGTCCTGGAGATGCCCGAGTCAATCCGGATCGATCTCGGACTCGTGCCAAACGTGGTTCCTCTGGCCAGGCGGCCACTCACCTGGGTGGGTGCAGCCGCGGCAGCCGTCATGATCTTCATCGTGGCGGCGACGGCCACGGCGCCCGACCCCGTCGGGCTTTCACTGCGCGAGGTTTCAATCCAGTACGAACAGCAGACCCTGATCGACGGTGGGGTCCTCCCGGTCGTCGGTGTCGTCCAGGCCGGGGGCGGGCAATGA